From Amblyomma americanum isolate KBUSLIRL-KWMA unplaced genomic scaffold, ASM5285725v1 scaffold_410, whole genome shotgun sequence, a single genomic window includes:
- the LOC144112556 gene encoding uncharacterized protein LOC144112556: MFRFPADSNRRKRWLAQVKRDCWEPTAASRICSAHFEETSFEQNRQDGLKKLRPDAVPTLFTYRAIPKHRKPLKKRSCFRPATPTQSPVLDPTGNEPCGSAALEPVFASTAEQTQDSAVSDSMSSQDTVSPLQCAQVPGYDLPLTTTLLPPKAVDTVIYADSVAHSFLRTDKA, encoded by the exons atgtttcgtttcccggctgactccaaccgaagaaaacgttggctggcacaagtaaagcgagactgctgggaacccactgctgcttctcgcatatgttct gcacattttgaagaaacaagtttcgagcaaaacagacaggatggcttaaagaagctaaggccagatgcggttcccacactttttacttatcgag ccatcccgaaacaccggaagcctttgaagaagcggtcttgctttcgtccggccacgccaacgcaaagcccagtacttgaccccaccggaaatgaaccatgtggtagtgctgctctagagcctgtcttcgcatcaacagccgaacaaacacaagactcggctgtgagtgacagcatgagttcccaggacactgtcagtccactacaatgtgctcaggtaccagggtatgatctacctttaacaaccaccttgctgccgcccaaagctgtcgacactgttatctatgcagacagcgttgcccattcctttctgagaacagataaagcca